GAAGGGACGTATTCCCTGTATGGCCAAGTTGTGAATACTATAAACATATCGCATCTTCCTTAGACCTCTATAACTTGGGTGGTATTTCTTTAAAAATAACAAAGCACTTGAATGCCAATCGTGCATGTGTACAATATCCAAAGACCCGTAAGCCTCTACTCGCATAGATTCAGCGACTGCAGTATTAAAAACCATGAACTTCACAAAATCATTATAAAATGGCTCTGTTGGGTCGTCATGATAAATATGGGCAATACCACCTTCCTCTATTTCTGGATGGTGGATTACATAATGTTTTATATTCGCATCGATTTTTTTCGGAACCACCTCATATAACTCAGCGGTGTAAGACGTACCTCTGAGCTGAAAATTTAAATTCATTTTAAATACGCCTGATTTATGCAACCTAGAGTAGGAAGGAACCACAACATGGACCTTATCTCCTCGTTTGGAAATTTCTCTAGGGACATCACGGACAACATCGCCCATTCCGCCCGCTTTACAATCTGGTATGGCATCATTCTCGGCAGCAACAAAAAGGAAATTATTCATATTCGGTGTTAGAGGGATTTTAATTATTGAATTGTAAAAAGGTAGTTATTTTTTTTGTGAATAGGCCAAAAAAAAAGCCTTTCTGAATTAGAAAGGCTTTTTAGAGGTATTATTTTAATTTGAAGGCTTTGTCCTTGGGATAGTATGCCATACTCCCGAGTTCTTCCTCAATACGAAGCAATTGATTGTATTTGGCCATACGATCAGAACGTGATGCGGAACCGGTCTTAATTTGACCTGTATTAAGTGCAACTGCCAAATCTGCTATGGTATTATCTTCGGTTTCACCAGAACGATGCGACATTACTGAGGTATACCCTGCATTTTTAGCCATGTTTACCGCGGCGATAGTCTCCGTTAATGTTCCTATTTGATTTACTTTTATTAGAATAGAATTAGCAATGCCCTTTTCTATTCCAGTAGACAAGCGCTCCACGTTAGTAACAAATAAATCATCACCAACTAATTGCACCTTATCCCCTATCTTATCAGTTAATGCTTTCCAACCGTCCCAATCGTTCTCATCCATGCCATCTTCGATTGATATGATAGGATACTTTGCGGAAAGGTCAGCCAAATATTGTGCCTGCTCTTCAGATGTTCTTATAACCCCTTTATCCCCTTCAAACTTGGTGTAGTCATATTTTCCATCTACGAAAAACTCTGCCGCAGCACAATCAAGGGCAATCATAACATCACCTCCCAATTTATAGCCAGCTTTATCAACAGCCTTTGCAATGGTATCCAATGCATCTTCCGTACCACCGGCAAGATTAGGTGCAAAGCCACCTTCGTCGCCAACCGCCGTGCTCAAACCTCTATCATGTAATACTTTTTTGAGGTTATGGAATATTTCCGTCCCCATTTGCATGGCATGCGAGAAATTCTTGGCTTTTACCGGCATTACCATAAATTCTTGGAAGGCTATAGGAGCATCGGAATGCGACCCACCATTTATGATGTTCATCATTGGAACAGGTAACGTATTTGCACTTACGCCTCCTACATAACGGAACAAGGAGAGCCCAAGCTCGTTAGCAGCAGCTTTTGCAGCGGCAAGGGATACGCCCAGAATGGCATTAGCTCCAAGTTTGGATTTATTAGGGGTACCATCTAAATCTATCATCGTTTGATCCAATAGGTTCTGTTCAAACACGGACATCCCTAAGATTTCTTCAGCAATGACGTTATTTACATTGGCAACGGCTTTAGTGACCGCTTTACCCATAAATGAGCTACCACCATCTCTAAGTTCAACAGCCTCATGCTCACCAG
This genomic window from Maribacter sp. MJ134 contains:
- the eno gene encoding phosphopyruvate hydratase translates to MSIILSVHARQILDSRGNPTVEVDVITENGVMGRAAVPSGASTGEHEAVELRDGGSSFMGKAVTKAVANVNNVIAEEILGMSVFEQNLLDQTMIDLDGTPNKSKLGANAILGVSLAAAKAAANELGLSLFRYVGGVSANTLPVPMMNIINGGSHSDAPIAFQEFMVMPVKAKNFSHAMQMGTEIFHNLKKVLHDRGLSTAVGDEGGFAPNLAGGTEDALDTIAKAVDKAGYKLGGDVMIALDCAAAEFFVDGKYDYTKFEGDKGVIRTSEEQAQYLADLSAKYPIISIEDGMDENDWDGWKALTDKIGDKVQLVGDDLFVTNVERLSTGIEKGIANSILIKVNQIGTLTETIAAVNMAKNAGYTSVMSHRSGETEDNTIADLAVALNTGQIKTGSASRSDRMAKYNQLLRIEEELGSMAYYPKDKAFKLK